The following proteins are co-located in the Leptospira weilii genome:
- a CDS encoding RNA polymerase sigma factor, translated as MNLSKDKTIDLISRCGDGEEEALRQFFEIYSEDIYNFPMKIFHLSEDDAGDFFIYAFERLKTGSRFGSFKGKSSFRTWFYSVLRNMLIDWQRTKRELKVTNLGKISKEGKEYATIEDEPDTRPEMQEEASEFSDRFNQALEEIGVDKRVIFKLSYIYYLNLNEDEVQYLLEKTGLSPDALKEKILHLRSELSNREEENIRMEDKITTLYLNILELKEKQQNTAKIAPILPMEVDKTSHALKKKYEQRKKLLEKKKKGHFLARTPYREVADLIGISEGNVSVTLLRLIEKIQKKLDFSDLDF; from the coding sequence ATGAATTTGTCAAAAGATAAAACTATAGATCTCATTTCTCGGTGCGGAGATGGAGAGGAAGAAGCGCTCAGGCAATTCTTCGAAATTTATTCGGAAGATATCTACAATTTTCCAATGAAGATTTTTCATCTAAGCGAAGACGACGCTGGGGATTTTTTTATCTATGCATTTGAAAGATTAAAAACCGGATCCCGTTTTGGTAGCTTTAAGGGGAAATCTAGCTTTAGAACCTGGTTTTATTCGGTTCTTAGGAATATGTTGATTGATTGGCAAAGGACCAAACGAGAACTTAAAGTTACCAATCTCGGAAAAATTAGCAAAGAAGGAAAAGAATACGCAACTATTGAGGATGAACCGGATACACGCCCTGAAATGCAGGAAGAAGCGAGTGAATTTTCCGATCGATTCAACCAGGCTCTCGAAGAAATCGGAGTCGATAAACGGGTCATTTTTAAACTTTCCTACATTTATTATTTAAACTTAAACGAAGACGAAGTTCAATATCTTTTAGAAAAAACGGGATTATCCCCCGATGCGCTTAAAGAAAAAATTCTTCATCTCCGATCGGAACTTTCCAATCGGGAAGAGGAAAATATTAGGATGGAAGACAAGATCACCACTCTTTATTTGAATATACTTGAGCTAAAGGAAAAACAGCAAAATACGGCCAAAATTGCACCCATTCTTCCCATGGAAGTGGATAAGACTTCTCACGCCTTGAAGAAAAAATATGAACAGCGTAAGAAACTTTTGGAAAAGAAAAAGAAGGGGCATTTTTTAGCAAGAACCCCTTACCGTGAAGTTGCGGATCTAATTGGAATTTCGGAAGGGAACGTAAGCGTTACTTTACTCCGTTTAATTGAAAAAATTCAGAAAAAGCTGGATTTTAGTGATTTAGATTTTTAG
- a CDS encoding LIC_10230 family protein, with protein MKTKLAQIIPFIILFFCIINMSFEPIFYDPKDMDSMEVLLEGSGRELAPQWGIERGLISKIRLTSAVMEELNEKTIPADAQLEATVDRISRILLGQKIMLFIYGFLILLSITSFLALYYKAWFYTYLNRSLYLISILPVLMSLQHPLRSISQTPIVGAISSVFLFVLTILLIYMLFMISKVYEEKEADRFNVFQTIQDGEEREFQSASSSRISWVPMLFHFGGIMLAGILLGNLVYIPIFLLQKHYSFEFGILLIVLLLLMMAFYIRNYFRMGKNEELTYTGNVNLSVSYLQFRVIRNTIFIVFAVVGVTLFVVLLFTILSINTWVLDFASSKGL; from the coding sequence ATGAAAACAAAATTAGCCCAAATCATCCCCTTTATCATTTTGTTCTTTTGTATTATTAACATGTCTTTCGAGCCGATCTTTTACGATCCTAAAGACATGGATTCCATGGAAGTTCTTTTAGAGGGGTCTGGAAGAGAATTGGCTCCGCAATGGGGAATTGAAAGAGGACTAATTTCGAAAATCCGACTCACTTCCGCAGTTATGGAAGAATTAAACGAAAAAACGATTCCGGCCGACGCACAACTCGAAGCGACCGTAGATAGGATAAGCCGAATTCTTCTCGGACAGAAGATAATGTTGTTTATTTACGGATTTTTAATATTACTTTCCATTACTTCCTTTTTAGCCCTTTATTATAAGGCGTGGTTTTATACGTATTTAAACAGAAGTTTGTATTTGATTTCTATTCTTCCCGTTTTAATGTCTCTTCAACATCCTTTGAGAAGCATATCGCAAACTCCCATAGTTGGGGCGATTTCGTCTGTTTTTCTATTCGTATTAACGATTTTATTAATCTATATGCTTTTTATGATCTCGAAAGTTTACGAAGAGAAAGAAGCTGATCGCTTTAACGTTTTTCAAACCATACAAGACGGAGAGGAGAGAGAATTTCAATCCGCGTCTTCTTCGAGAATTTCGTGGGTTCCCATGTTGTTTCATTTTGGGGGAATCATGTTGGCGGGAATCCTTCTGGGAAATTTGGTTTACATTCCGATTTTTCTTTTACAAAAGCATTATTCGTTCGAGTTCGGAATTCTACTGATCGTTCTCCTTTTGTTGATGATGGCTTTTTACATTCGCAATTATTTTAGAATGGGAAAAAACGAAGAGCTAACTTACACCGGAAATGTTAATTTATCCGTAAGTTATCTTCAATTTAGAGTGATTCGAAATACGATCTTTATTGTGTTCGCAGTCGTAGGAGTTACTCTTTTTGTGGTTCTTCTTTTTACGATCTTATCGATAAATACCTGGGTTCTCGACTTTGCTTCCAGTAAAGGTTTATAA
- a CDS encoding CHAT domain-containing protein produces MLNLIIDRVGSVNVFNILDTSGSGSESHLQSTIDEDLILEYIKEIENLVRVSNAVNSKGMSHKTLETEILHELKILGETFYDQFFPAPIQEKLRLTTEKYLHLNMDPKLGVIPWELLHDGTCFLSDKFFIGKTVRGESSQNVFKEKEKLRMLIVADPTEDLEWAQKEGEQLFRVLSEQVSASRLEIEFIGGRQVTKLKLLSLIKGKNIIHYSGHLYFSDDPLENGWQISEGKILKAREIKNSGFNTDLVFSNSCQSNSNVSRTLNSDLMNNFAGAFLMSGIKSFIGTNWEIVDNQNTIDFTIQFYTYLFGDRSIGESLFLAKEYARRIFDTNDLTWTNYSLHGIPNQQVIVDPTKGKSIQKIINPTLISKFYPSNIAASYHNFTQKQKEETESSFELIQSLIFSFEEFSKIIGGIIFSDHQYHSLGKYIPNNPDDAVEIKKWWELIYQCLMDFRKLEISPLISNIQEVLQVNKDTIQKMIQWIELYRRGQILSDSADGYLISFQYYYENLLMELEELEKTSIFLVSTNSNNHLFFRGIKPEASLVVAPVVKQDYIGEQIEKFRGKVIVFNENRMTIIPMLCNVIENPETKDLELSFPGFKSEKNSIQNI; encoded by the coding sequence ATGTTGAACCTGATTATAGATAGAGTCGGAAGTGTAAACGTATTCAACATATTAGATACGTCGGGAAGCGGATCGGAGTCGCATCTACAATCCACCATTGATGAAGATCTCATTCTAGAATATATTAAGGAAATTGAAAATTTAGTCCGCGTTTCCAATGCAGTAAATTCCAAAGGGATGAGTCACAAAACTTTGGAAACTGAAATTCTTCACGAGCTGAAAATTCTCGGAGAAACTTTCTACGATCAGTTCTTTCCCGCTCCGATTCAAGAAAAACTGAGACTTACAACGGAAAAATACCTTCACTTGAACATGGATCCCAAACTTGGAGTCATTCCTTGGGAACTTTTACATGATGGAACTTGTTTTTTGTCGGATAAATTTTTTATCGGAAAAACGGTTCGAGGAGAATCGAGTCAGAACGTTTTTAAAGAAAAAGAAAAATTAAGGATGCTTATCGTTGCGGATCCCACGGAAGATCTGGAATGGGCTCAAAAAGAGGGAGAACAACTTTTTAGGGTTCTTAGCGAACAAGTTTCCGCTTCCCGATTGGAAATTGAGTTCATTGGAGGAAGGCAAGTGACGAAACTAAAATTGCTTTCTTTGATCAAAGGTAAGAATATCATTCATTACTCCGGACATCTTTATTTTTCGGACGATCCTTTGGAAAATGGATGGCAAATCTCCGAAGGAAAGATCTTAAAAGCGAGAGAAATCAAAAATTCGGGATTTAATACCGATTTGGTATTTTCGAATTCTTGTCAATCCAACTCGAATGTGTCTAGAACTCTCAATTCCGATTTGATGAATAATTTTGCCGGGGCCTTTTTGATGTCCGGGATCAAAAGTTTTATCGGAACCAATTGGGAGATCGTCGATAACCAGAATACGATCGATTTTACGATTCAGTTTTATACGTATCTGTTTGGTGATAGAAGTATCGGAGAATCTCTTTTCTTAGCGAAAGAATACGCAAGAAGAATTTTCGATACGAACGATCTTACGTGGACTAACTATTCTCTGCATGGAATTCCAAATCAACAAGTAATAGTGGATCCGACCAAAGGAAAATCGATCCAAAAAATTATCAATCCTACTCTAATTTCAAAATTTTACCCTTCAAATATTGCCGCTTCCTATCATAATTTCACTCAAAAACAGAAAGAGGAAACCGAATCTTCTTTTGAATTGATTCAGTCTTTGATTTTTTCATTTGAAGAATTTTCCAAAATCATCGGTGGAATTATCTTCAGTGATCACCAGTATCACTCTTTGGGAAAGTATATCCCGAATAACCCGGACGACGCGGTGGAAATCAAGAAATGGTGGGAATTGATTTATCAATGCCTTATGGATTTTAGAAAACTTGAGATCAGTCCGCTTATCAGCAATATTCAGGAAGTTCTTCAAGTGAACAAAGATACGATTCAAAAGATGATTCAATGGATTGAACTCTATAGACGCGGACAAATTTTATCGGATTCTGCCGACGGTTATCTAATCTCTTTTCAGTATTATTACGAAAATCTTCTGATGGAATTGGAAGAATTGGAAAAGACAAGTATCTTTCTAGTTTCTACGAACTCCAACAATCACCTTTTCTTTCGCGGAATAAAACCCGAAGCTTCTTTGGTAGTCGCTCCGGTGGTCAAACAGGATTATATCGGGGAGCAGATAGAAAAATTCCGTGGTAAAGTGATCGTGTTCAATGAAAATAGAATGACGATCATTCCGATGCTTTGTAACGTAATAGAAAATCCTGAAACTAAGGATTTGGAACTCAGTTTTCCGGGTTTCAAATCGGAAAAAAATTCCATTCAGAATATTTAA
- a CDS encoding M23 family metallopeptidase, translating to MKKFLFIVAWTAFHLSMEAENNKVINYLVPVKTDQLENKITSTFGESRGDHFHNGMDISSINESVIAMGDGKVLYSRYTEDHPFEDELGTGNSVWLDHGSGNFTAYYHLKDSRISKLLKSDWIKAGDKIGVSGNSGHSSGAHLHFVVLRKYGLEILDPMKFLSPIPDNTPPEISSLLVHVNGKFTNINDGDNINLSREFPFTVSIVDAGEKKSQRRGVSKVQYFLNGETLRSADFGALQYYSSEWKNPDGFSFINLYHKDQYLIGNLNLKSGENTIKIVAWDFRGNMNERSFTFYVSRL from the coding sequence ATGAAAAAATTTCTCTTTATTGTCGCCTGGACCGCGTTCCATCTGAGCATGGAAGCGGAAAATAATAAAGTAATAAATTATCTCGTCCCTGTTAAAACCGATCAACTAGAAAACAAAATCACCTCCACCTTTGGAGAATCCAGGGGAGATCATTTCCACAATGGAATGGATATTTCTTCCATAAACGAATCCGTAATCGCAATGGGGGATGGAAAGGTTTTGTACAGCCGTTATACGGAGGACCATCCTTTCGAAGACGAACTGGGAACCGGAAATTCGGTTTGGTTGGACCATGGATCCGGAAATTTCACCGCTTATTACCACTTGAAAGATAGCAGGATTTCTAAATTATTAAAATCTGATTGGATCAAAGCGGGTGATAAAATCGGAGTCAGTGGCAATTCCGGTCACTCAAGCGGAGCACACCTTCACTTTGTTGTGCTTCGTAAATACGGGTTAGAAATTTTGGATCCTATGAAATTTCTTTCTCCAATTCCAGACAACACTCCCCCTGAAATCTCAAGCTTACTGGTTCATGTGAACGGAAAGTTTACAAACATTAATGACGGTGATAATATCAACCTCTCAAGAGAATTTCCTTTTACGGTTTCGATCGTAGATGCAGGAGAAAAAAAATCCCAAAGAAGGGGAGTCAGTAAGGTTCAATATTTTCTAAACGGTGAAACGCTTCGATCCGCCGATTTCGGAGCCTTGCAGTATTATTCTTCCGAATGGAAAAATCCGGACGGATTTTCCTTTATAAATCTTTATCATAAAGACCAGTATTTAATCGGAAATCTGAATTTAAAGTCCGGCGAAAATACAATCAAAATAGTCGCCTGGGATTTTAGAGGAAACATGAATGAAAGAAGTTTTACCTTTTATGTGAGCAGGCTCTAA
- a CDS encoding transposase, producing the protein MLNKHLSKVRSRVEHVFADIQSFGGKRIRCRGLARAQLQMFLSNFVYNVRRFVFLSGASYA; encoded by the coding sequence ATTCTTAATAAACATTTATCGAAAGTTCGTTCGAGGGTAGAACACGTTTTTGCAGACATTCAATCCTTTGGAGGAAAAAGAATTCGATGTCGCGGATTAGCGAGAGCCCAGTTGCAGATGTTTCTGAGCAACTTCGTCTACAATGTTCGTCGATTTGTTTTTTTATCAGGGGCAAGTTATGCCTGA
- a CDS encoding ABC transporter permease: MKVNLFRGSLIFLITSRYIRGSRVAGLLSLKSRLSFIVMTVGVSLLIVVLSIFNGFQRQVKESLWQGGPHITVENKFDSGDIQNYEKIIAWIRKNPYLKDRIVSIGGSITSHGLIQNANSFIPIMVRALPVENIHDLIANRLTNFPRIVHHNREEIEKYNIDNQVLIGKEMAGLYDFNLGANLTMAVPGGRFSLGKGVDVSIKTFRTVGFFKTGYYNYDTHYVFLSLPVAQKFFNLKDSVNQIAIKVRSLDDLQNCKREILKEFRDPEFENEIGYSASFSVRTIAEEQENFFTALKLEKTIISIIVFLFIILAALGMVASVYSLVRAKRKSIGVLKALGLPSSGILLIFTLNAMVVGVLASLVGGVSGIFIASNLETIVNGISELINMVGFYFYHSEWTNVELVPKDVYYFDHIPVDIDISFIFMVTTAATILSGIAGYFPARWAAGLNPVDTIRND; encoded by the coding sequence ATGAAGGTAAATTTGTTCCGAGGTTCTTTAATATTTTTGATAACTTCCCGTTATATTCGAGGGTCCCGGGTAGCAGGTCTTCTTTCATTGAAGTCTAGACTGTCTTTTATCGTTATGACAGTCGGAGTTTCTCTTTTGATTGTCGTCTTATCTATCTTCAACGGCTTTCAACGGCAAGTAAAAGAATCTCTTTGGCAAGGCGGCCCTCATATCACTGTTGAAAATAAATTCGATTCCGGTGATATTCAAAATTACGAAAAGATAATCGCTTGGATCCGTAAGAATCCTTATCTCAAGGATAGGATTGTTTCCATCGGCGGAAGTATTACGAGCCACGGTTTGATTCAAAACGCCAATTCGTTTATTCCCATTATGGTACGTGCGCTTCCCGTTGAAAACATTCATGATCTCATCGCGAACCGTCTTACTAATTTTCCTAGAATCGTTCATCACAATAGGGAAGAGATCGAGAAATACAATATCGACAATCAGGTTTTGATCGGAAAAGAAATGGCCGGTCTTTATGATTTTAATCTTGGGGCTAATTTAACCATGGCCGTTCCGGGCGGTAGGTTTTCCCTTGGGAAGGGCGTGGACGTTTCCATCAAAACATTTCGCACGGTGGGATTTTTTAAAACCGGTTATTATAATTACGACACACATTACGTTTTTCTTTCGCTTCCGGTCGCACAGAAATTTTTTAATTTGAAGGATTCCGTAAATCAGATTGCGATCAAAGTGAGGTCTCTGGACGATTTGCAAAATTGTAAAAGGGAAATTTTGAAAGAATTTAGGGATCCTGAATTTGAGAACGAGATCGGTTATTCTGCATCTTTTAGTGTGAGAACGATTGCAGAGGAGCAGGAAAATTTTTTCACGGCTTTGAAGCTGGAAAAGACAATCATTTCAATCATTGTTTTCTTATTTATCATTCTCGCTGCGCTGGGAATGGTCGCGAGCGTTTATAGTTTAGTGAGAGCGAAAAGAAAATCGATCGGAGTATTAAAGGCTCTCGGGTTGCCTTCATCCGGAATCTTACTGATCTTTACCTTAAATGCAATGGTTGTCGGAGTTCTTGCTTCTCTTGTTGGAGGGGTTTCCGGAATTTTTATAGCAAGTAATTTGGAAACGATCGTAAACGGAATTTCCGAGTTAATCAATATGGTCGGATTTTATTTTTATCATTCCGAGTGGACTAACGTAGAACTGGTTCCAAAAGACGTTTATTACTTCGATCATATCCCCGTCGATATAGACATTTCATTTATCTTTAT
- a CDS encoding phasin-related domain-containing protein, whose amino-acid sequence MEKEIKEALNFAIGAAKSLREQADSILLKVEKEFKDLASKGAQDQSEVAKNLRKYIEDALHSVEGVAGQVNSKVEEVKSKVSQSVSSTKIPLNGSSKTKAETAAKH is encoded by the coding sequence ATGGAAAAAGAAATCAAGGAAGCGCTTAACTTTGCCATTGGGGCTGCGAAATCACTCCGAGAGCAAGCTGATAGCATTCTCCTGAAAGTTGAAAAAGAATTCAAAGATCTTGCCTCCAAAGGAGCGCAAGATCAATCCGAGGTTGCCAAAAACCTTAGAAAATATATAGAAGACGCTCTTCATTCGGTTGAAGGCGTAGCAGGACAAGTCAACTCGAAGGTAGAGGAAGTCAAATCAAAAGTTAGTCAAAGTGTTTCATCTACAAAGATTCCTTTGAACGGATCTTCAAAGACAAAAGCAGAAACTGCGGCTAAACATTAA
- the dnaE gene encoding DNA polymerase III subunit alpha → MQDFAHLHLHTNYSMLDGAIRIKELMQHVKECGMSSVAMTDHGNMFGAVEFYNEAIKQGIKPIIGSEFYVSPNRKQETEMVKIADGSAYHLILLAKNEEGYKNLIRLSSKSYTEGFYKKARIDYDLLAQHNQGLVCLTACLAGEVNRKILEGKIEESFQLAGKLNEIFRKEDFYMEIQNHGIPEQMTVAKQIYDFGKRTGIPLVVTNDSHFLKKDDQEAQDILLRIGMQKRITDPMEFGFNGEFYVKSPDEMARVFPEIPEAFYNTLEISNKVDLKLQFGNYLLPEFEVPEGYDADSYLEKLIWEGIERKYPNLSPEIKDRVVFELNTIKNMKFAGYFLIVQDYINYAKRNGIPVGPGRGSAAGSIVAYALGITNVEPLQHNLLFERFLNPDRKDMPDIDTDFCVERREEVINYIRRRYGEEKVGQIITFNSLAAKAALKDVARVLNLPFGEANEMTKAFPNKLGMSIAEALTTSSELKNFSEKDDINHKIFAIAQRLEGNYRQPGRHAAGVVISPYPLEEVVPLSTVAEKERPGFRSIVTQYDKNNLESIGLIKMDILGLKNLTTLDYAIKLIERRRGVRIDLDEISYNDANTYALLRKANTLGIFQLESTGITDLVAKSQVNNFDEIVALIALYRPGPMGEGMLDEYLDRKSGRKQVAYPHPSCEPILRETFGVPVYQEQVMSISRVVGGFSVGDSDVLRKAMAKKKADLMEKLKYQFVEGAVKQGIQEKVAKDLFEQLERFGGYGFNKSHSVAYAIITYQTAYLKANYTIEYLTALLASDHGKTTDIVKYINNAREMGIRILNPDVSESQASFNVIDDTTIRFGLSAMKGVGEAAANSIIEARNKAGSFKTLQDFALNIDTRLINKKVFEALIQAGALDSFGYTRKCLFESVDSILTFAQREQERANEGQFSLFGGTESSFTLNLPKDALEWEIDEKLKREKMVAGLYLSGHPLDKYEKQLKSLKTIPIEKFDNLKSGSKVEVAGIISSKNIKLSKRNEEFANFKLEDRTGEIECVAFAKTYQKYKEFIKEDQAIFIKGDLDKIEVGDTELRGQVKVNSIEILDDATIEDKLEKSLHLRLEERHTEDPELIPKLYALLACYKGESSVYFHIVENREEKRVIRAHDTYSIQPINELFLRLADLLGDRSVFYSVGEQLKVINKNQVAGNVG, encoded by the coding sequence ATGCAGGATTTCGCCCACCTACATCTGCACACCAACTATTCCATGCTCGATGGCGCGATTCGAATCAAAGAATTGATGCAGCACGTCAAGGAATGCGGCATGTCTTCTGTCGCGATGACCGATCATGGAAACATGTTTGGCGCCGTTGAATTTTACAACGAGGCGATAAAACAGGGAATCAAACCGATCATCGGTAGCGAGTTTTACGTTTCTCCGAACCGAAAGCAAGAAACGGAAATGGTAAAGATCGCGGACGGAAGTGCATATCATCTGATCCTTCTCGCGAAGAACGAGGAAGGTTATAAAAATTTAATACGTCTTTCAAGCAAATCCTATACGGAAGGTTTTTATAAAAAGGCGAGAATTGACTACGACCTCCTCGCTCAACACAATCAGGGCCTTGTCTGTTTGACGGCTTGTCTTGCGGGCGAAGTCAATCGGAAGATTCTGGAAGGAAAAATCGAGGAGTCTTTTCAATTAGCCGGAAAATTAAATGAGATCTTCCGTAAAGAGGATTTTTATATGGAAATCCAAAACCACGGAATTCCGGAACAGATGACTGTGGCAAAACAAATCTACGACTTTGGAAAAAGAACCGGCATTCCTCTAGTAGTCACAAACGATTCTCATTTTCTAAAAAAAGACGATCAAGAGGCTCAGGATATTCTTCTTAGAATCGGGATGCAAAAGCGTATTACGGACCCGATGGAATTCGGATTTAACGGAGAATTCTACGTAAAGAGTCCGGATGAGATGGCGAGGGTTTTTCCCGAAATCCCGGAAGCTTTTTATAATACATTAGAAATTAGTAATAAAGTGGATTTGAAACTTCAATTCGGAAACTATCTTCTCCCCGAATTCGAGGTTCCGGAAGGATACGACGCCGATTCTTATCTTGAAAAATTGATCTGGGAAGGGATCGAAAGAAAATACCCTAATCTTTCTCCGGAAATCAAAGATAGAGTCGTTTTCGAACTCAATACGATTAAGAATATGAAGTTTGCCGGTTACTTCTTAATTGTTCAGGATTATATCAATTATGCAAAAAGAAATGGAATTCCTGTCGGCCCGGGGAGAGGTTCTGCCGCTGGTTCCATCGTAGCTTACGCGCTCGGAATCACGAATGTGGAACCTCTTCAGCATAATCTTCTTTTTGAAAGATTTTTGAATCCCGATCGTAAGGATATGCCTGATATCGATACCGATTTTTGTGTGGAACGACGGGAAGAAGTTATCAATTACATTCGCAGAAGATACGGGGAAGAAAAAGTCGGCCAAATTATCACGTTCAATTCTCTCGCGGCAAAAGCCGCTCTCAAAGACGTTGCTCGCGTCTTGAATCTTCCTTTCGGAGAGGCGAATGAGATGACCAAAGCATTCCCGAACAAACTCGGGATGTCCATCGCAGAAGCGCTCACAACTTCTTCCGAATTGAAAAACTTTTCTGAAAAAGACGATATCAATCATAAGATCTTTGCCATCGCTCAAAGACTTGAAGGAAATTATCGTCAGCCCGGAAGACACGCTGCCGGTGTTGTGATTTCCCCTTACCCATTGGAGGAAGTCGTTCCACTTTCCACGGTTGCGGAAAAAGAAAGACCAGGCTTTCGATCCATCGTGACCCAATACGATAAAAACAACTTAGAAAGTATCGGTTTGATTAAGATGGATATCTTGGGTCTGAAAAACTTAACGACCTTGGACTACGCGATCAAGCTCATCGAACGGAGAAGAGGGGTTCGAATCGATCTCGACGAAATTTCTTACAATGACGCGAACACATATGCGCTTCTTAGAAAAGCGAACACACTGGGTATATTTCAGTTAGAATCCACGGGAATCACCGATCTAGTTGCTAAAAGCCAAGTGAATAATTTTGACGAGATCGTCGCTTTGATCGCATTGTATCGTCCCGGTCCTATGGGTGAAGGAATGTTGGACGAATATTTGGATCGTAAATCCGGAAGAAAACAAGTCGCGTATCCGCATCCTTCTTGTGAACCGATTCTGAGAGAGACGTTCGGAGTTCCCGTTTATCAAGAACAAGTGATGAGTATCTCTCGAGTTGTCGGAGGATTTTCAGTCGGAGATTCGGACGTATTGCGAAAGGCAATGGCAAAAAAGAAAGCCGATCTTATGGAAAAGCTTAAATACCAGTTCGTAGAAGGGGCCGTAAAACAAGGCATTCAAGAAAAGGTTGCAAAGGATCTCTTCGAACAATTGGAAAGATTTGGCGGTTACGGATTCAACAAGTCTCATTCGGTGGCTTATGCGATCATTACGTATCAAACCGCTTATTTGAAAGCGAACTATACGATCGAATATCTTACCGCACTTCTTGCGTCGGATCACGGTAAGACAACTGATATCGTAAAATACATTAACAACGCGAGAGAGATGGGAATTCGAATTCTCAATCCGGACGTTTCCGAATCGCAAGCTTCTTTCAATGTGATCGACGATACCACGATTCGGTTCGGACTTTCCGCAATGAAAGGTGTGGGTGAGGCCGCGGCAAACAGCATTATCGAAGCAAGGAATAAGGCCGGAAGTTTCAAAACTCTTCAGGATTTCGCTCTGAACATAGATACGAGGTTGATTAATAAAAAGGTTTTTGAAGCTCTCATCCAAGCGGGAGCTTTGGATTCTTTTGGATACACTCGGAAATGTCTTTTCGAATCCGTAGACTCCATTCTTACTTTTGCTCAAAGAGAGCAGGAAAGGGCAAACGAAGGACAATTTTCTCTTTTTGGGGGAACGGAAAGTTCTTTTACGCTCAATCTTCCGAAAGACGCGCTCGAATGGGAAATTGACGAAAAACTCAAACGGGAAAAAATGGTCGCCGGGCTTTATCTCTCCGGTCATCCGCTTGACAAGTACGAAAAACAACTGAAAAGTTTAAAGACGATTCCGATTGAAAAATTCGATAACTTGAAATCGGGAAGTAAGGTGGAAGTTGCCGGAATTATCTCTTCCAAGAACATAAAACTCAGCAAACGAAACGAAGAATTCGCAAATTTCAAACTCGAAGATCGAACCGGAGAGATCGAATGTGTCGCATTCGCAAAGACGTATCAGAAATATAAGGAATTCATAAAAGAAGATCAGGCAATCTTTATCAAAGGGGACTTGGATAAAATCGAAGTGGGAGATACGGAACTCCGCGGACAGGTTAAAGTCAACAGTATCGAAATTTTAGATGATGCGACGATTGAAGATAAACTCGAAAAATCACTTCATCTTCGACTGGAAGAAAGACACACAGAAGATCCAGAACTGATTCCGAAATTGTACGCTTTACTTGCCTGTTATAAGGGAGAATCTTCCGTTTATTTTCACATCGTAGAAAATCGGGAGGAAAAGAGAGTTATTCGTGCTCACGATACGTATTCGATCCAACCGATCAACGAACTCTTTCTCCGATTGGCGGATCTTTTAGGAGATCGTTCCGTTTTTTACTCCGTTGGGGAACAGCTTAAAGTAATCAATAAAAATCAGGTTGCGGGTAACGTAGGTTGA